A single window of Sparus aurata chromosome 12, fSpaAur1.1, whole genome shotgun sequence DNA harbors:
- the LOC115592998 gene encoding gastrula zinc finger protein XlCGF8.2DB-like → MGKCCCRKNKNSTSTDIQHNTHPSEKSLKCDTCGKSFKFKSQLNIHLRTHTGEKPFTCEICGNAFSLCTNLTRHMKVHTGEKPYSCKTCGKTFKLHSTLTAHMRVHTGEKPYSCKTCGKTFKLNCTLRVHMRTHTGEKPFTCNTCGKTFSQHSHKAKHMMTHTGEKPFTCEICGKAFRSRALLTYHMRTHTGEKPFTCNTCGKAFSQHSHKAKHMMTHTGEKPFTCEICGKAFRNRAPLTYHMRFHTGEKPLTCKTCGKTSHDSSSMKRHMRTHTGEKPFTCEICGKAFGRRPRLTYHMRTHT, encoded by the exons ATGGGAAAGTGTTG ttgccgaaaaaacaaaaactctacctcaacagacattcaacataacactcacccaagtgaaaagtctttaaaatgtgacacatgtggaaagaGTTTTAAGTTTAAGTCTCAATTGAATATACACCtaagaacccacacaggtgagaaaccttttacctgtgaaatttgtgggaaCGCTTTCAGCCTCTGTACAAACTTAACACGTCACATGaaagtccacacaggtgagaaaccatattcttgcaaaacatgtggcaAGACTTTCAAGCTACACAGTACCttaacagctcacatgagagtccacacaggtgagaaaccatattcttgcaaaacatgtgggaagactttcaagCTAAATTGTACCTTAAgagttcacatgagaacccacacgggtgagaaaccgtttacttgcaacACATGCGGGAAAACATTCAGCCAACATTCACACAAAGCGAAACACATGAtgacccacacaggtgagaaaccttttacctgtgaaatttgtggtAAGGCTTTCAGGAGTCGTGCTCTATTAACTtatcacatgagaacccacacgggtgagaaaccgtttacttgcaacacttgtgggaaagctttcagccaacATTCACACAAAGCGAAACACATGAtgacccacacaggtgagaaaccttttacctgtgaaatttgtgggaagGCTTTCAGGAATCGTGCTCCATTAACTTATCACATGAGattccacacaggtgagaaaccattgacttgcaaaacatgtgggaaaacaTCACATGATTCATCTAGTATGAAAAggcacatgagaacccac
- the LOC115592997 gene encoding zinc finger protein 239-like codes for MWLPHLIGSAPLVWQKKKRHRRKNKNSTSSDIQHNTHPSEKSFNCDTCGKTFKFKSQLNVHLRAHRGEKPFSCNTCGKAFSLQPNLTVHMRIHTGEKPFTCEICGKAFSQLAHRVSHMRTHPGEKPYSCQICGKTFNQNTTLKVHVRTHRDERPLDLRCQTCGKTLSDSGSLKRHMRTHTGEKPYSCKICGKDFRFSNSLKDHMRVHTGEKPYSCKTCGKTFIYQSSFIVHMRTHTGEKPFSCQTCGSDFKSHGQLNQHMRIHTGEKPFTCNNCGKAFSQRANLTHHMRTHTGEKPFTCETCGKTFALNSILTVHMRTHTGDKPYSCQTCGKDFKSHSELIQHMRIHTGEKPYSCKTCGKDFMFRTSLTHHMRTHTGEKP; via the exons ATGTGGCTCCCGCACCTCATTGGCTCTGCACCCCTGGTGTGGCA gaaaaagaaaagacatcgcagaaaaaataaaaactctacctcatcagacattcaacataacactcacccaAGTGAAAAATCTTtcaactgtgacacatgtggaaagacttttaagtttaagtccCAATTGAATGTCCACCTAAGAGCCCACAGAGGTGAGAAACCGTTTTCTTGCaacacatgtgggaaagcttttagTCTCCAACCAAacttaacagttcacatgagaattcacacaggtgagaaaccttttacctgtgaaatttgtgggaaagctttcagccaacTTGCACATAGAGTAAGCCACATGAGAACCCAcccaggtgagaaaccgtattcttgccaaatatgtgggaagacttttaatcAAAACACTACCTTAAAAGTTCACGTGAGAACCCACAGAGATGAGAGGCCATTAGATCTTAgatgccaaacatgtgggaaaacaTTAAGTGATTCAGGTAGTTTGAAAAggcacatgagaacccacacaggtgaaaagccgtattcttgcaaaataTGTGGGAAAGACTTTCGATTTTCGAACAGTTTAAAAGatcacatgagagtccacacaggtgagaaaccgtattcttgtaaaacatgtgggaagactttcataTATCAGAGTTCCTTTAtagttcacatgagaactcacacaggtgagaagccattttcttgccaaacatgtgggagtGATTTCAAGTCTCACGGTCAATTGAATCAGCACATGAGaattcacacaggtgagaaaccgtttacgTGCAACAactgtgggaaagctttcagccaacGTGCAAACTTAACAcatcacatgagaacccacacaggtgagaagccttttacctgtgaaacatgtgggaagactttcgcGCTAAACAGTATcttaacagttcacatgagaacccacacaggtgataaaccgtattcttgccaaacatgtgggaaagatttcaaGTCTCATAGTGAATTGATTcaacacatgagaatccacacaggtgagaaaccgtattcttgcaaaacatgtgggaaagatttcaTGTTTCGTACTTCCTTAACACATcacatgagaacacacacaggtgagaagccataa
- the LOC115592996 gene encoding gastrula zinc finger protein XlCGF8.2DB-like has protein sequence MSIFAHNNPQKKKRHHGKNKNSTSSDIQHNTHPGEKSFNCDTCGKTFKFKSVLDRHIRTHTDERPYSCQTCGKAFKSHGELNDHMRIHTGEKPFSCKTCGKAFGYRTNLTGHMRIHTGEKPFTCEICEKAFTLNSSLTVHMRIHTGEKPYSCESCGKAFRQQTKLTHHMRGHTGVKLCCCQRCGKTFNQNSDLKVHMRTHTGEKPFHCKTCGKAFSQHAHLTVHMRTHTGEKPFHCKTCGKAFSRRESLTVHMSIHTGEKLFTCKKCGKTFTQNSHLTAHMRTHTDERP, from the exons ATGTCCATTTTCGCTCACAACAATCCAC agaaaaagaaaagacatcacggaaaaaataaaaactctacctcatcagacattcagcataacactcacccaggtgaaaagtctttcaactgtgacacatgtggaaagacttttaagtttaagtccGTATTGGATAGACACATAAGAACCCACACAGATGAGAGGCcatattcttgccaaacatgtggaaAAGCTTTCAAGTCTCATGGTGAATTGAATGaccacatgagaatccacacaggtgagaagcctttttcatgcaaaacatgtgggaaagctttcggCTACCGTACAAACCTAACAGgtcacatgagaatccacacaggtgagaaaccgtttacctgtgaaatttgtgaGAAAGCTTTCACGCTAAACAGTTCCTTAACAgtccacatgagaatccacacaggtgagaagccttaTTCTTGCGAATCATGTGGGAAAGCGTTCAGGCAACAAACAAAGTTAACACATCACATGAGAGGCCACACaggtgtgaaactgtgttgttgcCAAagatgtgggaagacttttaatcaaaacagtgacttaaaagttcacatgagaacccacacaggtgagaagccatttcattgcaaaacatgtgggaaagctttcagccaacATGCACacttaacagttcacatgagaacccacacaggtgagaaaccatttcattgcaaaacatgtgggaaagctttcagccgaCGTGAAAGcttaacagttcacatgagcatccacacaggtgagaaactgTTTACTTGCAAAAA ATGTGGGAAGACGTTCACGCAAAACAGTCACCtaacagctcacatgagaacccacacagatgAGAGGCCATaa